One window of the Gammaproteobacteria bacterium genome contains the following:
- a CDS encoding YceD family protein: MQRLAALVHDNEVPDLDVRLFAGRDAEGRRYVAGHIDGLLHLRCQRCLAALDFPLLLDFSLALVESETEADRLGGEYEPLLIGSERIAVRDLIEDELLLTLPDFPQHADTRCALPAYSEQEAGAHTEDQPNPFAVLATLKRK, encoded by the coding sequence ATGCAACGGCTCGCTGCACTGGTGCACGATAATGAGGTGCCGGATCTCGATGTGCGGCTGTTCGCCGGACGCGATGCGGAGGGGCGACGGTATGTTGCCGGCCACATCGACGGGCTCTTGCATCTGCGCTGTCAACGCTGTCTCGCGGCACTGGATTTTCCGCTGCTACTGGACTTCAGCCTAGCGCTGGTGGAGAGCGAGACCGAGGCCGATCGTCTCGGCGGGGAGTATGAGCCGCTGCTGATCGGCAGCGAGCGCATCGCGGTTCGCGACCTGATCGAGGATGAACTGCTGCTGACGCTGCCAGATTTCCCGCAGCATGCGGATACGCGCTGCGCCCTGCCGGCCTATTCGGAACAGGAGGCCGGCGCGCATACGGAAGACCAACCCAACCCGTTCGCGGTGCTGGCCACTTTGAAACGTAAATAG
- the plsX gene encoding phosphate acyltransferase PlsX: MSSDITIALDAMGGDQGIDTVVPAALNTLKHRPDLHLILVGDQAKLQQRLQQTDHQAVADRLHIHHAAEVVGMDESPSRALRLKKDSSLRVAIDLVKRGTAQACVSAGNTGALMATARYVLKTLPGIDRPAISTSIPNVKGHTLMLDLGANIDCSAEHLFQFAVMGSVLANAVHGLERPRVGLLNIGEEEIKGNDQVKEAARLLAASSLNYTGFVEGDDVYKGGVDVVVCDGFVGNVALKTSEGVAKMIGHFIREEFKRNLLTRLAGLIAMPVLGAFRQRIDPRRYNGASLLGLRGIVIKSHGGADALAFENAINVAVLEVQKAVPDRIDHLLESVLTERCAD, encoded by the coding sequence ATGAGTTCGGATATAACGATCGCTTTGGATGCGATGGGTGGTGACCAAGGTATCGATACGGTCGTCCCTGCAGCACTGAACACCCTCAAGCACCGGCCCGATCTCCACTTGATCCTGGTCGGCGATCAGGCAAAGCTGCAGCAGCGCCTGCAGCAAACAGACCATCAGGCGGTGGCTGACCGCCTGCACATCCACCATGCAGCAGAGGTCGTGGGCATGGACGAATCGCCGTCACGCGCCCTGCGATTGAAGAAAGATTCCTCCCTGCGCGTGGCCATCGATCTGGTCAAGCGTGGTACCGCTCAGGCCTGTGTCAGTGCGGGCAACACCGGCGCGCTCATGGCCACCGCCCGCTACGTACTGAAAACCCTCCCGGGCATCGATCGGCCGGCGATCTCGACCTCCATCCCCAACGTCAAAGGCCATACCTTGATGCTCGATCTCGGCGCCAATATCGACTGCAGTGCCGAGCACCTGTTCCAATTCGCGGTGATGGGCTCGGTGCTGGCGAACGCGGTACATGGTCTCGAGCGCCCGCGTGTCGGCCTGCTCAACATCGGTGAGGAGGAGATCAAGGGCAACGACCAGGTCAAGGAGGCCGCGCGGCTGCTGGCGGCCAGCTCGCTGAACTACACCGGCTTCGTGGAAGGCGATGACGTTTACAAGGGCGGGGTCGACGTGGTGGTTTGTGACGGCTTCGTCGGTAATGTCGCTCTGAAGACCAGCGAAGGTGTTGCGAAAATGATCGGCCATTTCATCCGCGAGGAATTCAAACGCAACCTCTTGACCCGGCTGGCTGGCCTGATCGCCATGCCGGTGCTGGGGGCATTCCGCCAGCGCATCGATCCTCGGCGGTATAATGGTGCGAGCCTGCTGGGACTGCGCGGCATCGTGATCAAGAGCCACGGTGGTGCCGATGCACTGGCATTCGAAAACGCGATCAATGTGGCCGTCCTCGAGGTGCAGAAGGCCGTTCCGGATCGCATCGATCATCTTCTGGAATCTGTGCTGACTGAAAGGTGTGCCGACTGA
- the fabD gene encoding ACP S-malonyltransferase — translation MNKQLAIVFPGQGSQSVGMLAELAGAHSEVEATFAEASTVLGYDLWALVQDGPEADLNQTDRTQPAMLAAGVAVWRIWTRQGGAAPAFLAGHSLGEYTALVCAGSLAFSDGIRLVAERGRRMQVAVPAGIGAMAAILGLDDDQVRAACSAAAQGEVVQAVNFNSPGQVVIAGHKAAVERACTGAKAMGAKRAVPLTVSVPSHSSLMQPAAEAFAATLATTGIEAPRIPVIHNADVAAYTDPAAIRDALIRQIYTPVRWVETIQYLSGQGITHIIEAGPGKVLTGLNKRIDKHIASLAAFDSASLAAALVG, via the coding sequence ATGAACAAACAACTCGCAATCGTCTTTCCCGGTCAGGGCTCGCAATCTGTCGGCATGCTGGCGGAACTTGCCGGTGCGCACTCCGAGGTGGAGGCTACCTTCGCCGAGGCGTCTACGGTCCTCGGATATGATCTCTGGGCGCTCGTGCAGGATGGCCCGGAGGCCGATCTCAATCAGACCGATCGCACGCAACCGGCCATGCTCGCCGCCGGTGTCGCCGTATGGCGCATCTGGACCAGACAGGGCGGGGCGGCACCGGCCTTCCTGGCCGGGCACAGCCTTGGTGAGTACACGGCACTGGTGTGCGCCGGCAGCCTCGCGTTCAGTGACGGCATCCGTCTGGTCGCCGAGCGTGGCCGCCGCATGCAGGTGGCGGTCCCGGCGGGTATCGGCGCCATGGCCGCGATCCTCGGACTCGATGATGACCAGGTGCGCGCGGCCTGCAGTGCGGCCGCGCAGGGCGAGGTCGTGCAGGCGGTGAATTTCAATTCGCCCGGGCAGGTGGTCATCGCCGGCCATAAGGCTGCGGTGGAGCGCGCCTGCACGGGTGCCAAGGCGATGGGTGCCAAACGGGCCGTACCGCTGACGGTGAGCGTGCCGTCACACAGCAGTCTCATGCAACCCGCGGCGGAGGCCTTTGCGGCGACGCTCGCGACCACCGGCATCGAGGCGCCGCGGATCCCGGTGATCCACAACGCGGATGTCGCGGCCTACACCGACCCCGCCGCCATCCGCGACGCGCTCATCCGCCAGATCTATACTCCGGTGCGCTGGGTCGAGACCATCCAGTATCTGTCTGGGCAGGGCATCACGCACATCATCGAGGCCGGCCCCGGCAAGGTGCTGACCGGGCTGAACAAGCGCATCGACAAGCACATCGCCTCACTGGCGGCCTTCGATAGCGCATCGCTGGCTGCGGCGCTAGTCGGCTGA
- the rpmF gene encoding 50S ribosomal protein L32, whose translation MAVQQNRKTPSKRGMRRAHDRLENPTLSIEPTTGETHLRHHISADGYYRGRKVLSRNED comes from the coding sequence ATGGCCGTTCAACAGAACCGTAAAACCCCTTCCAAGCGTGGCATGCGCCGGGCACACGACCGCCTGGAAAACCCCACGTTGTCGATCGAACCCACCACGGGTGAGACCCATCTGCGTCACCATATCAGCGCGGATGGTTACTATCGCGGCCGCAAGGTCCTGTCCCGTAACGAGGACTGA
- a CDS encoding ketoacyl-ACP synthase III, giving the protein MMHARITGTGSYLPDKVLTNHDLERMVNTSDAWIRERTGIEKRHIAAADQTTCDLAEQASRHALEAAGRTPQDVDLIIVATTTPDRIFPSTACLLQQRLDIHGCAAFDVQAVCTGFIYALGIADKFIRTGAAKCALVVGAETLSRIVDWSDRSTCVLFGDGAGAVVLEASGEPGILSTHLHADGRYESLLTVNAGVSQGYDRLASSGGFIEMKGNEVFKMAVNTLGRIVDETLAANHMKKSDVDWLIPHQANIRIIQATAKKLKLPTERVVMTVAQHGNTSAASVPLALDTAVRDGRIQRGEILLMEAFGGGFTWGSALVKF; this is encoded by the coding sequence CTGATGCATGCACGAATCACGGGGACCGGCAGCTATCTACCTGACAAGGTGCTGACCAACCATGATCTGGAACGCATGGTCAACACCAGCGACGCCTGGATCCGCGAACGCACCGGCATCGAGAAGCGCCACATCGCGGCCGCTGATCAGACGACCTGCGACCTCGCCGAACAGGCGTCACGCCATGCACTGGAGGCGGCCGGCCGCACACCTCAGGATGTTGATCTGATCATCGTCGCGACGACCACCCCCGACCGTATCTTCCCCAGCACCGCCTGTCTGCTGCAGCAGCGTCTCGACATCCACGGCTGCGCCGCCTTCGATGTGCAGGCAGTATGTACCGGTTTCATCTATGCCCTGGGGATAGCCGACAAGTTCATCCGTACCGGTGCGGCGAAATGCGCACTGGTAGTCGGTGCGGAGACGCTGTCGCGCATCGTCGACTGGAGCGACCGCAGTACCTGTGTACTGTTCGGCGACGGCGCCGGTGCGGTGGTGTTGGAGGCGAGCGGGGAGCCCGGCATCCTCTCTACCCATTTGCACGCCGACGGCCGCTACGAGAGCCTCCTGACAGTGAATGCCGGCGTGTCACAAGGCTATGATCGTCTGGCGAGCAGCGGTGGCTTCATCGAGATGAAGGGCAACGAGGTGTTCAAGATGGCGGTCAACACCCTCGGCCGCATCGTCGACGAGACGCTCGCCGCCAATCATATGAAGAAGTCCGATGTCGATTGGCTGATCCCGCACCAGGCCAACATCCGTATCATCCAGGCGACCGCCAAGAAGCTGAAACTGCCGACCGAGCGTGTGGTCATGACCGTCGCCCAGCACGGCAACACGTCGGCCGCCTCCGTACCGCTGGCACTCGACACCGCCGTCCGCGACGGCCGTATTCAACGTGGTGAAATACTGCTGATGGAGGCCTTCGGCGGCGGCTTCACCTGGGGCTCGGCGCTGGTCAAGTTTTAA
- a CDS encoding acetyl-CoA carboxylase biotin carboxylase subunit produces the protein MIKKILIANRGEIAVRIGRACREMGIRSVAIFTAADRHALHVKKADEAYNIGPDSVAGYLNAHRIVNLAVATGCDALHPGYGFLSENPLLAEICARRNIRFIGPNAEVIRRMGDKTEARRCMQAAGVPVIPGSDGNLAGLDEARALAREIGYPIMLKATSGGGGRGIRRCADEEALQRSYERVLSEATKAFGSADVFLERCVTQPRHIEIQVLADRHGNVVQLFERDCSIQRRHQKLIEIAPSPQLNDAQRDLLGDYAIRAARAVGYENAGTVEFLMDADGNFYFMEMNTRLQVEHTVTETITGVDIVQEQIRIAAGLPLRYRQDEIARRGFAIEFRINAEDPKNDFLPSFGRITHYFSPGGPGVRTDAAIYTGYPIPPYYDSMCAKLTVWALDWEQLLNRAARALEDMAIYGVKTTIPYYLEILKTEEFRSGRFNTGFVETHPELVEYPASRPTRELAAVIAAAVAAHLGN, from the coding sequence GTGATCAAGAAGATCCTCATCGCCAACCGTGGCGAAATCGCAGTGCGTATCGGCCGGGCCTGTCGTGAGATGGGCATCCGCTCCGTGGCCATTTTCACCGCGGCCGACCGCCATGCCCTGCACGTAAAAAAAGCCGACGAGGCCTATAATATCGGTCCCGATTCCGTGGCCGGCTATCTGAATGCTCACCGCATCGTGAATCTGGCCGTGGCGACCGGCTGCGATGCCCTGCATCCGGGTTACGGCTTCCTGTCCGAGAATCCGCTGCTGGCGGAGATCTGCGCCCGCCGTAACATTCGCTTCATCGGTCCCAATGCCGAGGTTATCCGGCGCATGGGCGACAAGACCGAGGCACGCCGCTGCATGCAGGCCGCCGGCGTACCGGTCATCCCGGGCAGCGACGGCAACCTCGCGGGGCTGGACGAGGCGCGGGCCCTCGCCCGGGAGATCGGTTATCCCATCATGCTCAAGGCCACCTCAGGTGGCGGTGGTCGTGGCATCCGCCGCTGTGCCGATGAAGAGGCCCTGCAGCGCAGCTATGAGCGGGTACTGTCCGAGGCGACCAAGGCCTTCGGCAGCGCCGACGTGTTTCTGGAGAGATGTGTCACCCAGCCGCGGCACATCGAAATACAGGTGCTGGCCGATCGTCATGGCAATGTCGTGCAGCTGTTCGAGCGTGATTGCTCCATCCAGCGCCGTCATCAGAAACTCATTGAGATCGCGCCGTCACCACAACTGAACGATGCCCAGCGGGATCTGCTCGGTGACTACGCGATCCGTGCCGCGCGCGCCGTCGGCTACGAAAACGCCGGGACCGTGGAATTTCTCATGGATGCGGACGGGAACTTCTATTTCATGGAAATGAATACCCGCCTGCAGGTGGAACACACCGTGACTGAAACGATCACCGGTGTGGACATCGTACAGGAACAGATCCGTATCGCTGCCGGCCTGCCGTTGCGCTACCGCCAGGACGAGATTGCCCGGCGTGGCTTCGCCATCGAGTTCCGCATCAATGCGGAAGATCCCAAGAACGATTTCCTGCCGAGCTTCGGCCGGATCACCCATTACTTTTCCCCCGGTGGTCCGGGCGTACGTACCGATGCGGCCATTTACACCGGCTACCCGATTCCGCCCTACTACGATTCCATGTGCGCCAAATTGACGGTATGGGCACTGGATTGGGAACAGTTGCTCAACCGGGCGGCGCGCGCGCTCGAAGACATGGCCATTTATGGCGTGAAAACGACGATCCCCTACTATCTGGAGATCCTCAAGACGGAGGAATTCCGGTCCGGGCGGTTCAACACAGGCTTCGTCGAGACGCACCCGGAACTGGTGGAATACCCTGCCAGCCGCCCCACCCGTGAACTGGCCGCGGTGATCGCCGCGGCGGTGGCGGCGCATCTGGGGAACTGA